A window of Roseburia hominis A2-183 genomic DNA:
TGCCATGTACAGCATTTCCAACATGATTATCCAGTCCGCGCTCAACAAATTCGGAACCGACACGGTTGCCGCATGGGCGGCTTACGGAAAACTGGACGCGATCGTCTGGATGGTCAGCGGTGCTTTCGGTATTGCCATCACAACTTTCGTCGGTCAGAACTACGGCGCCGGGAAGTATGACCGCGTCAGAAAAAGTATCCGCGTGTGCATCGGCATGGACTTTGCTGCCGCCATCCTTCTGATGCTGGTGCTCGTATGCTTCCGCATTCCGCTCTTCCACATTTTTGTGACCGATGAAAATGTCGTGGAGATCGGACTGAAAATGATGGCGACCATGGCTCCGTTTTACTGGCTGTTCGTCTTTACCGAGGTCTTCTCCGGTGCGCTGCGCGGCATGGGCGACGTCGTCGTTCCGATGCTCATCACAACCGGCGGTATCTGCCTGTTCCGTGTGGTATGGATTTTCGGAGTGGTCGCCCTCTTCCCGACGCTCACCGTAACGCTCCTCAATTATCCGGTGTCCTGGGTTTTGACGTCCGTTCTGTTTCTGTTTTACTATCATTTCCGGATGAAGAAGCTGACCGCGCACTGATTGCTCCGGCATCTCTTACTTCTCTCTGCTTTTTGCGAAGCTGACCGGGCGGCATGCCGTAGGCTTCCTTAAAGCTGCGCAGAAACACCTTATAGTTGGTAATTCCATTTTTATTCATTAAATAAGTAATACTCTCGTCCGTCTGCAGCAGATCACTGTGAAAATACTGCAGGCGGATTTGATTTACATAAGTCAAAAATGTCTGGCCGGTGTACTTTTTAAACAGACGGCAAAAATATTCCGGCGTAAGTGACAGTTCATCTGCCGTCTCTTTTAAAGTAATCGGGTTCGTGTAATTTCTTTTCACATACTGCATGCTCTGCTCGATCCGCTCAAAATCTCTCCTGGAGCGGTGGCGCAGCACATGATCGACCGTGGCCGCATCCTTTGTATACAGCAGATACAGCAGCTTATAAACCGCTGCAAGAAATAGCAGATGCGTACCGTCCGCCGCCTGCTCCTGCAGGCACTTCATTTCTTCCAGCTTCTGTGACATCCGGCAATTCACGGATGCGGTCTCCTCCGAATACGGAACATATTCCCCGAAATGCAGTCCCCGCCAGTCCTCACTGACGCGCTTTAAATGCTCCGGCGGAATCTGCAGCAGATAGTAATGCCCGTCCCCGTGGACATGCGTGTAGTGAATGTCTCTCGGATTGACAACGAGAATATCTCCCTGCTGCAGTTCATACGACGTCTCATTGATGTACGCTGTCATTGCCCCGTGCTGCATACAGATCATTTCCAGATGCTCATGCCAGTGTGCCGGCAGCAATTCATTGGACGCGTCGACCTGTGTAAAATAAAGCTGCATCAGCCCGTCATCGGATATAATCTCATGTTCCCCCTGCTGCACTCCCGCTCCCTCTCTTTCCTGCTCTCTCCGTGTTTTCACATGCACGGGCTTCTCTTTCTCCCATCATACCTTCAGAAGGAAAAAATATCAATATCGACCTATATTTCTGCCAAAATTCGATCTATAACAAACGGAATTATCTGCTTATAATACGAGCATAGACAATGTTCCATACTGAAAAATATCAAAATAATATCAGGCGTATGCCGGAAAAGAGGTCAAAATGAAGAAATGGACCAGAGTGATGTATCAGCCAAACCGTCCATTAAAAGAGGGCTGTTACGTGACTGCTTCCAAAGAACACATCGCACTTTCCAGGGAAGCTGCAGCAGAGGGTATGGTTCTCTTAAAGAACGAGCACAATCTGCTGCCGTTAAAAGCAGGCAGCCGGATTGCACTCTTTGGAAAAGGCAGTTTTGATTATGTCAAGGGAGGCGGCGGCAGCGGCGATGTGACCGTATCGTATGTGCACAATCTCTACGATGGCTTTCAGATGCTCCACGATGCCGTCTCCCTCTACGAGCCGCTGTGCGATTTCTACCGCGCCAATGTGAACGAACAGTACGATCAGGGTTCCGTTCCCGGCATGACGACAGAGCCGGCGCTCTCCGCCGAGCTTCTCGCCGGCGCCAGCGCCTATACCGACACGGCTGTGATCGTATTGAGCCGTTTTTCCGGAGAAGGCTGGGACCGCTCCAGCATCGAATACAACGGGGAATACAATCCGTGGGAGACAGAGACCAGCATGCCGAAAATCTCCGGAGAGATCTTCCCGGACGGCGACTTCTATCTCACAAAGGAAGAATCCGCCATGATCGCGCAGGTAAAGCAGCATTTTTCCAGAATTGCAGTCGTCCTGAATATCGGCGGCATCATCGATACCTCCTGGATCAAAAATGACGATCAGATCTCCTCCGCGCTCATCGCATGGCAGGGCGGCATGGAGGGCGGACTTGCCATGGCGGAACTGCTGTGTGGAAAGGTATCCCCGTCCGGCAAGCTTCCGGACACCTTCGCCGCTTCCGTGAACGACTATCCTTCCACCGCGAATTTCCACGAATCGGTTGACTACGTGGACTATACCGAGGATATCTATGTGGGTTACCGCTATTTTGAGACTTTTGGGGATGCGGCAAAACGCGTATGCTACCCGTTCGGATTCGGACTTTCCTACACACAGTTCTCCCTTGTGGTGCAGAGTGTGACCGAAACCGAGCAGGCCATTCGCGCTTTTGTCCTTGTCACAAATACCGGAGATTACAGCGGAAAAGAAGTCGTGCAGATGTATTACAGTGCGCCGCAGGGACTTTTGCAGAAACCGGCGCGCGAACTCTCCGCTTTTTGCAAGACAAGAACGCTCCTCCCGGGCGAAAGCCAGCTTCTGACGCTCGAGACAGCAAAGGATTCCATGGCTTCCTACGATGATCTGGGAAAAATTTTCAAATCCTCCTACATACTGGAAAAGGGAGACTATCATTTTTACATCGGAACTTCCGTCCGGGATGTCATTGCGCTGGATTATGTCATGACGCTTAACGCCAACCTGCTGGTAGAACAGCTTTCCTCCAAAGCCGCACCTACAAGCTTGAAGAAGCGTCTGCTCGCAGACGGAAGCTACGAAGAGCTTCCGCAGGGAACTGCCAACGATCCGAATGCCTGTGTTTTTGAAAAAATGGTACCGGGCACCGAGGAGGCTCTCGCCCCGGCAACACGCGGACGCGGCTCCTACCTTCTGCTGAATTTCTATAAGGAAAACGCGCATCCGCTGATCGACGTTTACGAGGGAAAGATTTCCCTGGATGAATTTACCGCCCAGCTCGATAATGATGACCTAATTCATCTGCTCGGCGGTCAGCCGAATACCTCTGTCGCGAATACCTACGGCTACGGCAATCTTCCGGAATACGGCGTTCCAAACATCATGACCGCCGACGGTCCTGCCGGTCTGCGCATCACCCCGCAGTGTGAGGTCTGCACAACGGCATGGCCATGCGCCACACTGCTCGCCTCCACCTGGAATCCTGCCCTGGTTGAGCAGGTCGGAACCGCAGGCGCAGAGGAAGTAAAAGAGAACAACATCGCCGTATGGCTGACACCGGCGGTCAACATTCACCGCAATCCTCTCTGCGGAAGAAATTTTGAATACTATTCGGAAGATCCGCTGCTCACCGGCAAAATGGGCGCAGCCATGGTGCGCGGCATTCAGTCGCAGCACATCGGCGCAGCCGTGAAGCATTTTGCATGCAACAACAAGGAGACCAACCGCAAGCACAGCGACTCCCGCGTCTCCGAGCGCGCACTCCGCGAGATCTACTTAAAGGCATTTGAAATCATCGTGAAGGAAGCCGATCCGTGGGTCATCATGTCCGCTTACAATATGATCAACGGCCACCGCGCTTCGGAAAATCACGATCTGCTCGAAGGCATCCTGCGTGACGAGTGGCATTTTCACGGAATGGTAACCTCCGACTGGTGGACGAGAGGAGAACATTACAAAGAGATCAAAGCCGGAAATGATGTGAAAATGGCGTGCGGTTTCCCGGAACGCGTGAAAAAGGCGATGGAACTCGGTGCTCTCGATCGAAGCGATCTGGAGCGCTGTGCCAAGCGCGTACTTGATCTGATTTTAAAGATCGATTAGAAAACTCATTCTTCTTGCTGTAGATAAAAAGGTGGAAGCCTCCCACAGAGACTTCCGCCTTTTTGCTTTTCGACTATAGATATTTTCCGATATGGATTCAACCGCAGCAGCTCCTGCTTCCTCCTCGCCTCTCTGGAAGTTTTTGTTGCAGTCAATCCGTGCAGTTCCATTGGCAGCTGCAGCTACTTCTTCGTTTCTGCAGAATCCATACAACCGTTGCAGGATGCAGCGATTCTATCATCCGGCCACGATTTTCTAAGCGCCGCATAGGAAATCAGGAAGTTTGCCAACCAGCCCGCCGGTACGGCAAGCCAGACAAATGCAATACCAAAGCGCGGTGCAAAAATCAAAGCAACCGACAGACGGATCGCAAGGTTTACCATATTAGCTATAAGAAATGGACGCATGATTCCAAGTCCACGCAAAACTCCATCCGTTGCCATTTTAATACCCATGAAAATAAAGAAATAGCCAAGCCATCTCATGTAATCCCCGGATACCTGATATGCGAAAGCAGTTCCGTCTTTTCCCAGAAATAAGGAAGAAATCTGGGTGTGCAGTGTTTCAATAATTATAAAAGCCAGAACTGCAAAGCACAGATCTAACACCAGTGCAGCGTGATAACCTTTTTTAATACGCCCGATTTTCTGAGCACCAAGATTCTGGGACACATACGGCGAAACTGCATTGCCAATGGACACAAATATCAGTGAGAAAACATTCTCTACTCTCATTGTTGCCGAATAACCTGCGAGTGCCTGTGTACCAAATGGGTTTACAACTGCCTGCACGATCATCATGCCTATTGATACTGTGGACTGCTGGAGAACTGACGGTATGGCAATCCGGAGCATATAATGTAACTCCTGTCCGTCAAACCAGTGAAATGGACTCTTATATTGGCGCATCCGGTAAAAAAAGATCACGAATGAAAATACCGCAGAAATGCCCTGTGCGATCAAAGTTGCAAGGGCTGCACCAAATACACCCAATCCAAGTCCTGCCACCATCCAAAGATCCATAATAATATTCAAAACAGAAGAAAATATCAGCAGACCCAACGGAATCTTTGATTCCCCGATTGAGGTGAACATCGTCGAAAGGATATTGTACATAAATAAAAACGGAAATCCCACAAAATATACCCGCAGATACAGTACAGCTTCCTCCAGTATGTCAGTGGGCGTTTGTAAAAGGCTCATCATCGGATGGGAAAAACGAAAGCCGAATACACCAAGAAGTATGCTTAGGATCAGAAAGCTGATCAAAGATGTCGACACAATCGTTTTCATTTTGCCGTAATCTCTGGCACCAAAATAGCGGCTCACCAGTACGCCTGCACCGACACCGGCACCAAGTGCCACACAAATAAACACATTCGTAAGTGCCGCGCATGCACCGACAGCCGCAAGTGCAGACGAACCAACATACTGGCCGACAATAATGGAATCCGCCATATTATAAACCTGTTGGAAAAAGCTGCCCAGAATCATAGGCATTGCAAAAACAGTCAACGCTTTGAGCGGGGCATCTGTGATCAGGTATTCATCTTTTGACATTATCTTATTTCTCCTAAATTCCTGCTTTTATCTGGGATTTCTGCCACGATTTATTCCAGCGTCAATACATCGGCCGGCATCAGGTATTCTAAAATGGCATGGAATATCGATGCTTACTGTTCCGCCAGCTCCTCATAAAACCGGTAATTGTTCTTGCCGTTCTGTTTGACATAATACAATGCCTTGTCCGCTCTTATATAGTATTCTTCAAAGCTTTCTCCCTGTCTGCACATGCACAGACCGCAGGATAAGAATGCCGGTGAAGTCTCCGTCGTGGCATTTTTTGCCGCTTCAAAGCTGTCAAACAGCTTTCTCATCTGCGTGTTCATCTCAACTTCTGATACCTCAGACAGATAGAAGAGAAACTCATCTCCTCCCAGCCGGCAGACCACCGCATTCTCCATGCACGCTGTGAGCATTGCTCCTACCAGCCTGAGAGCATGATCCCCTGCCTTATGTCCATAGACATCATTGATCTTCTTGAGATTATCCATATCCACAAATCCCAGACAGCCATCATGCTCCTGCATTTTTTCAATAATCAGTGTCTCACCTTTATGACGCATGGGAAGTCCTGTCAGGTAATCCAGGCTTTCCCGGGCCTCTTTCTGTCGTGCCAGCTCCAGCTCGCGGATGCGGTCCATTGTCTGGATCAGGGTAACGACCAGCAGGACCACCAGTCCGATTGCGATAAAGATTCCGGACATAGACACAACACGATACACCTCTGTCACCTCCAGCATGACTGCGATCATGGCAGCTACCAGTCCAATCAGCGGAAGCTTGTAATGTTTCGCTGTTCCCTTGATAAGATCTCGGCAGATGGTGATAAATATCGTCAGGAACGTTCCTGCGATCACTATGTGGGACAAGAACATTGTCGAAATAAAATCTGCGATATTCAGTACCTGTAAGACCGTGCATATCACAAAATTCACACAAATGATACATTCTGCCACATGATAGACCTTCCGGTATCTTCCCTGCTGCACACTATCAATATAGAACATGATTGGGACCGGGCAGATCATCACAACAAAGAAGCACATATTCGACAGAATAGAAGCATTGGGAACAAACAGCTGACGCAGCTTCGATTCTCCCAGCATCCACACTGCTCCCAGGATCATGCACCATCCCAGATATTCCAGATCAAATCTTGTCTTGTATACAATATCGAGCACCAGACTGATGATCAGCACGACCAGTCCGGAAAACAGCATAGTGCAGGCGATCAGAGTTACCATAAAATAGCAGTGAAATATATAGCCCCAGATATCTAATTTATCCCCGCAATATACCGTGTTGACGACACCGGAATACTTTTCAGTAAAAGACTGCAGTTCAATCCGCACTTCCTGCCCCGCATCCTCACCGGACGTCTCGCAGAACACATACCCGCTGGCAGAATTTTTCCCGAAGGGTCTGGTATTCTTCGTATCATACACCGTCCTCAGTTCCCCTCCGATATAAACGCGCACATTCTCCAGAGAGGATCTGATGGCGATCGTATTTTCATTATAGTCCTGTGGGAGCACTGACCGGATGACTAAAAGCTCACCGGCAGGCACATCATACCGGTCCGGAACCCGGATCTCCTCTTCTGTTCCGTCTGGCAGCTCCCGGTAAAAGGTTCCGGTATAAGTAATGCTTTCCTCCGTGACCGTTTCCCTCTCACTGGGGTAAATGCTTTGCCCTAAAAAAAAATGCTGCAAACAGCACAAGTATCACCACATAAAATAAAATTCTTTTATACTTATGGATCGTATATTTCTCTTCTGTCATTTTTATTACCTATTATTAAATAATTCCGGGGCATTTCCCCTGCTTTTATGACGATATTGGGGGTGCAGTCCAAAATCTTTCTCCCGCTCATGAACAAGTTTATCACAGGCTGCAGAAAAAGTAACTATCTATTTTACTCTGTAGACGGAGATATTTCGCCCTGCTTATTCTTGTAGCAGCCAATCGGCTATATCGTGAATTTCGACTCCTTCATAGCTATATTGGGGATGTCTGGTTCTGGCAATAATCATTTTCGGATAAGCATCCCGAATCTGAAGCAGAGGAGAGCATTCTCTCTCAAATGTTTCCTGCCCGGAAATGTTGTCGCTGACCTGAATATAAATCTTCTCGCTGCCTCTCTGAGCAACAAAGTCGATCTCCTTTTGATAGAGCTTGCCGACATAGACATCGTATCCACGGCGAAGAAGTTCGATGCAAACGATGTTTTCATATACTCTGCCATAATCCATATTTCTGCTTCCCAGTATTGCATATCGAATACCGCTGTCACACAAATAGAACTTTTCAGAGCTTTCAAGATATTTCTTACCTCGGATGTCGTATCTCTTAATATCATAAAATACAAAAGCATTGCACAAATGCTTAATGTACTTACCAACGGTTACATGATTGGTTGGGGTCTCATTTGCTGTCAGCAGCTGACTGACCTTATTCGGAGAAGTCAGGTTGCTGATATTATCCATAAGGAACTCGCTCAGACGTTGTAAAACCAAAGTGTCCGGGAGCGCATATTTCTGCACCAAATCCCTTGTAACAATCGTTTCGTAGACCTCTTTGATATAGTTTGTTCTGTCTTTTTCGATTCTGTAAGCGTAAGAACCTGCTAAACCGCCCTTGATAGCGTAATCATCAAAGAGCTTATCTTTATCATTAACATCATTATAATATTGGCAATATTCCTGGAAGCTGAAAGGAAACACATGAATTTCAATATAGCGTCCGGTAAACAGGGTTGCCAGATCTGCACTCAACAGGAAAGCATTGGAGCCTGTTACATAGATGTCATATTTTTCCTTAGAGTACAGGCTATTGATTGCCAACTCAAACTTGGGACACATCTGAACCTCGTCTACAAACAGGTAGTTCGTTTTACCTTCCTGATAATGTTCTTCCACATAGGCGTGTAAGGCATGGTATTCCTTGATTTCTTCATACGCCAAATCCATGAAGTCAATGAAGATGATATTGATATTTTCAAAATGGCTTTTCAGATACTCAATATACGCCTGCATCAGCTTGGACTTACCAGATCGACGAATGCCCGTGATGATCTTGATGTCAGGAGTACCATTCAGTTCAATGATTCTATCGAGATATTTTGCTCTTGTAATTGTTTTCATATCGTCACCCGCTTTCAAAAGTCAAAAATTTTTCATTTCTTGAAACTGCTTCGATGTACTTATTATACTGTCTGCTAATAGTATATGCAAGAGATCGCTTTCAAAAACACAAAATATTTTATTTTTTGAAAGTGGAGACTATGTAAAGGCAACCTGAAGGTTGCCCCAGACATTAAGCCTATCCTGTTTACACAGGTTCATTATCATCTTCATCGACGGAGCTATCTGCATCATAGTCCTCAACCTCTGGATCGTACCCATAGTCCTCGTCATCGTCCACATAATCAGCATCCATCCCTGCTGACAAAATCAGTATTTTCAACCCTGTTTCACTGACAAACCTGTCACTGAAATTGCAATTCTGCACGAAAAAAGCGGCAATGAAACTATCTTCATTACCGCTTAAAATAGAGCGTTCCCTATAGGAATCGAACCTACAATAGAGTCTTAGGAGGACCCCAACCTATTGTCACTCTCTGTCAATCTGAGGTAAGGTAAACCCAAGTGGGACACTATATAAAACTGTTTCCGATTCAATTTGAGTTATTCTGAATACCCCCTCTGTCAAGCTCTGTAAAGCTCTGAAAGTTAGCTGATTGTTTGCTCCAGCTAATAATCGGGGAATGCCTTGATATTACCATCGACATCTGTTATATGACCACCATGCTTCGTACGTTCGATCATGGTAAACAGTATTCAATTAAACTTTCCTATCGTAAGTACAAGATATTTTCTTGTCTATAAATAATATAACGCATACGAGACGGTTTGTCCATGCGTTTTTGACTAGCAAATTTATAAGCTGCTTTCATATTTTTAAACACGGACATAACCAGTAGATGGACCTGCACCAACTTTTGCGATATACCCACTCTTAACCAGATTCGTCAAAGTCCTTTCCACGGTAATTTTGCTTATATCAGGACAAAGCTCCATGATTTCTTTCTTTGTAATTTTGCCAACCTTGTTATCAATAACCGCTTTAATTCTATCAGGCTTAGAAAGACTCCGATGCTTCAAATGCTCTACACGGCTTTCGAATTCATTGTATGCTTTCAACATGATACCCAGATAATATTTAACAAAAGGCTCATAGCTGTTTTCTCCCTCATGCCAGCCAGTAGAACTTGCTTGAAGGGCTTCATAATATGTTTCTTTTGTCTTTTCAATCAGCATTTCCATACTGACATATTTCCCAACGATGTATCCCGCCTTATAAAAAAGCAGTAAAGTGAGCAAACGGCTCATCCTACCATTTCCGTCATTGAAAGGATGGATGCACAGAAAGTCCAGAATGAACATGGGAATCAAAACCAGTTTATCAATGCGGTCAGCTTCCCATGCTTCAAGGAAGCGGGCGCAAAGTTCTTCCATCGCTTCAGCAGTCTGAAATGCGGGAACTGGAATAAAACGTGCCTTCTGATGACCCTCGGCATCTGTTTCTGCAATTACATTATCGGAATTCTTATAACTTCCACCAGCACCCCCCTGTGAATAGGAGTACAGATCTCGATGTAACTGCAAAATAATGTTCGGTCTTGGGTTGATATATTCATAGCCTTCGTGAATTGTGGAAAGTACTTCACGATAACCAGCAATTTCCTGCTCAGATCGGTTGCGGGGTTCTGCTTTTTGACTTACCAATTCTTCCAAACGC
This region includes:
- a CDS encoding helix-turn-helix transcriptional regulator, which codes for MKTRREQEREGAGVQQGEHEIISDDGLMQLYFTQVDASNELLPAHWHEHLEMICMQHGAMTAYINETSYELQQGDILVVNPRDIHYTHVHGDGHYYLLQIPPEHLKRVSEDWRGLHFGEYVPYSEETASVNCRMSQKLEEMKCLQEQAADGTHLLFLAAVYKLLYLLYTKDAATVDHVLRHRSRRDFERIEQSMQYVKRNYTNPITLKETADELSLTPEYFCRLFKKYTGQTFLTYVNQIRLQYFHSDLLQTDESITYLMNKNGITNYKVFLRSFKEAYGMPPGQLRKKQREVRDAGAISARSASSSGNDSKTETERTSKPRTPDN
- a CDS encoding glycoside hydrolase family 3 protein — encoded protein: MKKWTRVMYQPNRPLKEGCYVTASKEHIALSREAAAEGMVLLKNEHNLLPLKAGSRIALFGKGSFDYVKGGGGSGDVTVSYVHNLYDGFQMLHDAVSLYEPLCDFYRANVNEQYDQGSVPGMTTEPALSAELLAGASAYTDTAVIVLSRFSGEGWDRSSIEYNGEYNPWETETSMPKISGEIFPDGDFYLTKEESAMIAQVKQHFSRIAVVLNIGGIIDTSWIKNDDQISSALIAWQGGMEGGLAMAELLCGKVSPSGKLPDTFAASVNDYPSTANFHESVDYVDYTEDIYVGYRYFETFGDAAKRVCYPFGFGLSYTQFSLVVQSVTETEQAIRAFVLVTNTGDYSGKEVVQMYYSAPQGLLQKPARELSAFCKTRTLLPGESQLLTLETAKDSMASYDDLGKIFKSSYILEKGDYHFYIGTSVRDVIALDYVMTLNANLLVEQLSSKAAPTSLKKRLLADGSYEELPQGTANDPNACVFEKMVPGTEEALAPATRGRGSYLLLNFYKENAHPLIDVYEGKISLDEFTAQLDNDDLIHLLGGQPNTSVANTYGYGNLPEYGVPNIMTADGPAGLRITPQCEVCTTAWPCATLLASTWNPALVEQVGTAGAEEVKENNIAVWLTPAVNIHRNPLCGRNFEYYSEDPLLTGKMGAAMVRGIQSQHIGAAVKHFACNNKETNRKHSDSRVSERALREIYLKAFEIIVKEADPWVIMSAYNMINGHRASENHDLLEGILRDEWHFHGMVTSDWWTRGEHYKEIKAGNDVKMACGFPERVKKAMELGALDRSDLERCAKRVLDLILKID
- a CDS encoding MATE family efflux transporter, with protein sequence MSKDEYLITDAPLKALTVFAMPMILGSFFQQVYNMADSIIVGQYVGSSALAAVGACAALTNVFICVALGAGVGAGVLVSRYFGARDYGKMKTIVSTSLISFLILSILLGVFGFRFSHPMMSLLQTPTDILEEAVLYLRVYFVGFPFLFMYNILSTMFTSIGESKIPLGLLIFSSVLNIIMDLWMVAGLGLGVFGAALATLIAQGISAVFSFVIFFYRMRQYKSPFHWFDGQELHYMLRIAIPSVLQQSTVSIGMMIVQAVVNPFGTQALAGYSATMRVENVFSLIFVSIGNAVSPYVSQNLGAQKIGRIKKGYHAALVLDLCFAVLAFIIIETLHTQISSLFLGKDGTAFAYQVSGDYMRWLGYFFIFMGIKMATDGVLRGLGIMRPFLIANMVNLAIRLSVALIFAPRFGIAFVWLAVPAGWLANFLISYAALRKSWPDDRIAASCNGCMDSAETKK
- a CDS encoding GGDEF domain-containing protein, which encodes MQHFFLGQSIYPSERETVTEESITYTGTFYRELPDGTEEEIRVPDRYDVPAGELLVIRSVLPQDYNENTIAIRSSLENVRVYIGGELRTVYDTKNTRPFGKNSASGYVFCETSGEDAGQEVRIELQSFTEKYSGVVNTVYCGDKLDIWGYIFHCYFMVTLIACTMLFSGLVVLIISLVLDIVYKTRFDLEYLGWCMILGAVWMLGESKLRQLFVPNASILSNMCFFVVMICPVPIMFYIDSVQQGRYRKVYHVAECIICVNFVICTVLQVLNIADFISTMFLSHIVIAGTFLTIFITICRDLIKGTAKHYKLPLIGLVAAMIAVMLEVTEVYRVVSMSGIFIAIGLVVLLVVTLIQTMDRIRELELARQKEARESLDYLTGLPMRHKGETLIIEKMQEHDGCLGFVDMDNLKKINDVYGHKAGDHALRLVGAMLTACMENAVVCRLGGDEFLFYLSEVSEVEMNTQMRKLFDSFEAAKNATTETSPAFLSCGLCMCRQGESFEEYYIRADKALYYVKQNGKNNYRFYEELAEQ
- a CDS encoding ATP-binding protein, whose protein sequence is MKTITRAKYLDRIIELNGTPDIKIITGIRRSGKSKLMQAYIEYLKSHFENINIIFIDFMDLAYEEIKEYHALHAYVEEHYQEGKTNYLFVDEVQMCPKFELAINSLYSKEKYDIYVTGSNAFLLSADLATLFTGRYIEIHVFPFSFQEYCQYYNDVNDKDKLFDDYAIKGGLAGSYAYRIEKDRTNYIKEVYETIVTRDLVQKYALPDTLVLQRLSEFLMDNISNLTSPNKVSQLLTANETPTNHVTVGKYIKHLCNAFVFYDIKRYDIRGKKYLESSEKFYLCDSGIRYAILGSRNMDYGRVYENIVCIELLRRGYDVYVGKLYQKEIDFVAQRGSEKIYIQVSDNISGQETFERECSPLLQIRDAYPKMIIARTRHPQYSYEGVEIHDIADWLLQE
- a CDS encoding Fic family protein, producing MKEIHMRDFDFIVSPAKLLTPEIVQMVSSIHEHKGKQELFLEANVDELKTLLEVALIQSTGASNRIEGIFTSDKRLEELVSQKAEPRNRSEQEIAGYREVLSTIHEGYEYINPRPNIILQLHRDLYSYSQGGAGGSYKNSDNVIAETDAEGHQKARFIPVPAFQTAEAMEELCARFLEAWEADRIDKLVLIPMFILDFLCIHPFNDGNGRMSRLLTLLLFYKAGYIVGKYVSMEMLIEKTKETYYEALQASSTGWHEGENSYEPFVKYYLGIMLKAYNEFESRVEHLKHRSLSKPDRIKAVIDNKVGKITKKEIMELCPDISKITVERTLTNLVKSGYIAKVGAGPSTGYVRV